The Anguilla rostrata isolate EN2019 chromosome 2, ASM1855537v3, whole genome shotgun sequence genome contains the following window.
tgtaatGTTAGAGTGAATAAGCTGGTGGCTTTGATTCGATTTCTGCTTTGTCTGTAAAGAACATGTGGTTTGCAtttcttgttcattttcttcTAATTTTAACCTAAATCACAACGGAGCGTTTTGTATCTGACCAAAGAAACTAAAAATGGTCGACTGAGGAAGAAATACTGCATGGTAGCTtgaatttctgtttctgtttgttgaatATATTTCAGAGAAAGCAAATATTTAGCTCATTTAGAGATTAATTATATAGCATAAGTATAATAAAGCAAGTGGTGAAAATAGATTTTGCATCTTTTGAATGAACCTTTTTGGATACCATGTTGCATATGTTGCATTGTAGTATATTGAGAATGTACTTGTGGCAGAGGTGTCCACAACAggaattttcttctttttattttaaacaaaggggggaaatggaacatgtatttgtatttgctttaaaataatttcaaaaataaactttgGCTTGATATGTTGCacaatttgtatatttattttgtgttaataaATTTATACCATTTAGCCATTTGATTCTATGTACCTATGATGTAATTAATGTTCATTGGCAACTATTTAACTGTGTAATATACTATATGACTATAACTCAGAAAAGTGAAAGTTCAGTTAAGactaattataatattattgttttgttcagaaactgtgtttttgtgtgcttgtgtcaaATCCTCGAGCAAGTATTCCGGAATGTAAGAGAATTGACTCTTCACAGTCTACTGTACATCCACATTGCAGCTACTTGTGAAGACACACAAGTAGTTTCCAACCTCAGAAAAGGGCGGTGTTCAGCCACGGTTTACAGTGAACCATGAGCCTGTAGTGGAGGGGAAGCTTGACTTTGCTCACACTCTCTTAGAGTACAAAAGGGTGTGACTTTAACACCtgagaaacaggaagaccagTTGTTACATTCCAGGAAGCAGTCAAAGTCAGGCCAACGAGAAACAGCAATAACAAGTGTCTCCAACTGTCATGGGATGGATGTATGACAAATGCCCAATATTCCTGACACTAAGAAGGAGCCAATTGCCTCCTATCAACTGCAACATAAACATGAAAACTATAGCCTGGATTCCACTGACAAATAAAGTGGCACTTTCTTTTTCACCAACAGTTCGGAATATTAATTTGAGGGATGTTtagtagtgtttttttttttttgaacatcgGGGACAAGGACagccaatttattattattattattattatcattattattattattattattattagcagcagcaggagcagcagcagtagcagtagtagtactagttATAGCCATAGtcattgtgatgatgatgataataaaataaaattttttttaaaaataataaaaaataataataataataataatcatcatcatcatcatcatcatcatcatcatctcatGTCATTATCTGTCTTCAGTGTGAGATGTTTCACGTAGGTCCAGCTTGCATCAGGCGCCAAACACACTCCggcacaggaaatgacatttcCCACATTctgcaggggagaggagagctCTGGGAGGGATAGGGTGTTTCTAACTGGGAACAGAGCGGGCCCTGTTTCATATTACACACTGAAAAGGGGCGAAAAGAAGAGAAGTCCCGGGACTCCTTTCTCCGGAGCCGTTTAGCGGAGGTTTATGGAGCCCGTCCGTcggaaaaatgaaaatctccTCGGTGGTCATAGTTCTCCTGACTAGAGCTTTCCTCGGAGGTAAGCACACTTTTCTCCCCCTTTTATTCAAGTGTTTTGATGATAAAAGTTTTCCTATAAACACACTCTTTGTGAGGTACGACTATCTGCCAGACACTGCCAGGGTGATGTGGTCATGCCtggaaagaaaagacaaaaggaTCACTGCAGCCTTATAGTTGAGAAAAGTTTGAAAAGTTTGCAGTTTGTAAGTTTTAGAGGGCGTTGGAAGGCAACTTATGATCAGTGCAATGGAAAACCGAATAAATACGGTGCATAATAGATTTATCTGCAAGCAACAAAAGCATTTAAGGGAAGGCAGTAGCATGTGTTTATATGATttctgcacaaaacaaaaaattaattaaacataaagAATAATGTATATTGCTTACCTCTacatgaacacacgcacacacacacacacacacacacacacacacacacacaaagcaaacaaaatgatcCTAATGCGACCTGAAACGGTAATACAATCATTGTGATTCATATCACTGTCATTTGAACCTCAGATCTTTCCCATTTATAATTTCTTTTGTATTGTAATTTAATCTGGAATATAAATGCCATTTCAAAAGGCAGGCATAGAAACATTTGAACACAGAAGTCTGAACTAGTTTAACATACTAATTCAAATTAGAATCCTTTAAAGAGTAAAACTGATTCAGTTCAAAGGTACGCTGGTTATTTTAGTgaatctgtatgtgtttgttgcAAAATATGCTTAATGTTTGTGGTTAtgaatgcatttgcatgcacacacaggcacacgcacatgcacacacacacacagacacacacacacacacacacacatacacaaacaccaagTTTCTTGGCCAGTACAAAGACCAGTAATAAAGTAGGACAAATACTTTAAACATATGCTTACAATTTTCTATTGTTTTCCTCGGTTTTAGAAAATAACCAAATGACTTCCACCTGCACTGTGTTTGCCTGAGTGCATTATTCACGTGTTTACATGGCACAGTGACCTCCTTTTCTTCTGTCCCATCAAACTACAGCTCACACATTGAATGGCCTGCAAGAATTGATCAGCCATTGCGTGTACTGTTTGTActtgcataaaataaaacttgtagAATTTAAAGAGTTCTTTTGTAGCTTTAACAAGTCCATTTTTTAATGGTTAATGTAGGCTTAGTGCTCCCCATCTTTTAGTTGGTTGTTCAGGGATTGATAAATTACACGCTTGAGTtgattgaaaaatatttgttttgttttgttattgttacaatttaaaaagttttttttacagggatTGAATAGTCTTTGTTGCTAGAGACTGAAGTGTAATTGATAATCTACCATTGATACGCTTCTCTGTTTAGCTTATTGCATTGGGTTTGATTAATTATTCACTATACAAGCATTGCTACAAGCATCCTTTTACAGTAGATGATTCTATGGGGATTGATTTCTGTCATGCTTTAGCTGATCATCTCTCACTGTAATTGTTCTACAGTTACAGATAAATCTATCATCCTAGTTCTAGGTGGTCGTACAGGGATAATACTACaccacaacttttttttttttttttttttttaccagggcTGATCCATCCCCTTGGCTTGATTATATAGGGACTGATGAGGTCCTCAATTGTGCTCATAGTAGACTCCAGTCTTCAATCAGTTGTGCAAGGCCTTATACATTTCCTGCATTAGATGTTTCCTCTGAGATGTATAAGTCATCACTGATGGAGTTTTCTCTTCCTTTCCAGAGCTGTGCCAGGCCCTGAATGTCACCATCACCCCCGGCCCGGTCGCCATGTCACTGGAGCGGGAGAACATCACGCTCTCCTGCCAGGTCTCCCAGAAGAGGAAAGCCAACAGCGTGCTGGTGGTGCGCTGGCTGTTCTCAgcagggggtgtgggtgtggaaCAGCTCATCGTCAAGCTCAACATGAAGAGGGCCAAGTACTACGGAAACTACACCAAGCGCTTTGGCCGACCGAAGCTGAAGCTCTTCGAGGCCAAGCAGGGCAGGACTTACAACCTGCTGGTCCTGAACATTTCCGAGGAGGACAGGGGCCTTTACATCTGCAGGGTGCAGGAGATCCGGAAGAACCAGAACCGATGGAGGTCCGCCTCCAATGGCACGGCCGCCACAGAGTTAAGAGGTAACTGCTCTGCCGTCTGGTAAAAGGAACCTCAAGGAGATTAGATGGCTAAACAACAGCACATGTGGTATTCATCTTGCCATTGCATTTCATCACAACAATGGGCCTGGGGGGGCGACAACCGTCGGCGCATTTACAAGTATTGATTCTCTGCCAGCTTGTTATGCCTTCGATGACCGCGAGCATTGAAGGCATGATATCCAGGCTTTATTACATAGAGGGGGATTGACGGCTGTTGACCCGTACGCAAGCAGAGGCGAAGCCCTGCTGTTGATTATATACGCAGTGGGTGATAGCCGTTTGGGAGGTCCGGGCCCAGGCCAGCGAGACAGCTGGTTTTTCTTTAGTCTCTCTCCTTCAGTCTGTGAAACAACTAGCAATCCGACCCGCAGCTGCGCGCAGCGCGGCCCCTCTGGAGCCGTTTCTCTCtcgcgcacaaacacgcaccaATCATTTTGACTGACGGAGCGGATTCGGTTTGGAGCACGCTGGGGACCAGCGGTCAGTCCTAGAAGCTCCTGGCCACGTCATCAATGACAGAGAGATTGAATTCGCAATTTCTCGCTGCAAAAACGCTTACTACTTTTAAGGGATGATGCAACTGCTTTATAGGTAAAATGCCATATAGACAGGCAGATATGTCATTTCTATTATTagatttactttaaaaaaataattctaaaatgCATTAGTACTGCATAATACGTTCCCAGTCTTTCTTATGGTGTGCCAAGTACTGAAGGATATATGATTACGATAGACTGCAACCTTTAGTCCAATTTTCATGAATGCAGCACTTGCATGACCACAAAGACAAATGAACATTCTAAATTgacatgaaatgtaattattcagTTTTCATGAGATGCAGCTGTGGTTTTACCCCATGCAGGAGTATTTCTGTTGAGTATTATTGATAGTGAGTCCACTGCCAatgggctgtcaatcaaagccAAAATGAGATCCAGGCTACCTCATGGGTATCTGCATTTGTGCACAGAACCTTTGGCCAATTTAATTGTCCCTGGTGAAATTTGTAGACAGACTGGAGCTATTACAGTACATGTCGCCGGTGGCATATTAATATGAACCAGTCATTGGTAAGGATTCAATCAGCATATGTTCTTAGCTTCATGGTGTTTTGTTGTAGAGAGAAAACACTTCATACTTTAGCGAGTAGCATTGTGGGGTTTGTGAAGTCTCTCTCACTTATCAGTAACTTCAGTTGTTCATTACGTAAATTTGGTATTGTTTGAATGTCTTTCCCCTCTGACTTCAAGAGAACAAGGACGTTAGGGGGTTCGGAACCATTGGTGTGCACTGAGCAGGAGACTTGATTATGAACCACGTCTGCACAGTCAATATTCAAACAATCAAGTGCTAAACACAGTGGATTATTTGTGGCTAATGTAATTGGCCTCACATCCTTGGTAAAGCAGTCATGGCACCAGGATCTAGTTGGCCGAAGCAATGTTGAGGAAGTCATTGTTCAGATTTAACTAGACTCTCATATGAGCATGATTCTAGTGAGAAACTACATTAACTGCGTGGAgcaaataaagaatgaaaaaagaaagaaagaaggctGTGATAAActcaaacaaagaaaacaaagaacattGCTTTTCATATGTGGCTGTCTCATTTTATAACTTTGTTATAAGCACACAATTATAGTTTCATGCTTAGGTGAAACATATAGTGAgtaatacaaaaatgtacagGACAGATTAAAACACCTCAGAGGGCTTACGCAAGGACCTTCCCTGTAGAGAACATCGCTAAATTAATACTTGAAaccaaatgtgcaataaatataATGATTGCAGAATGATATAATGTTTAGAATGGTTTAATTTGTGGTTTAATACGCAAATGTAATACGCACAGACGGTCATTGTCAGTCAAGTTCATTCATAAGAGTATTGTTAATGATTGTCCTTAGCCCACAGAGTGGAAACAACACTGTATGTTCGACAGACTGAAAAGGCGTACCAAATATGTATGATATTATcatatattacattgcattacattttatattaattgtaGCAATTAACAGTTGTTCTCATCCAGGGAGAGGTTCAGTTTAAGGGAATATAAGTGCATTCACATGAGTTGAATGTTTGACCGTGATATAGACTGGGCTAACAACAGTACAGGCACAACATTTTAAGCACTAGTGTAGGTTGGCTATGCCAATCCCGAACCATGAaacaattataaacatacaATAACATAAGTGATAGCACCAATTTGTTTCCAGTTCAAAAATAAACTGATGAGACACAATCACAAATTGTCTGAAAGAACAGATCTCTCATCTGCAACCATGACAACAGAGACCCTTCAAATCACATTCATTTCATAAGACTGAGGGTATGGGAGAACCAGCAGGAAAGAATATCTTTTTTATGCAGTTTTCTGAAGGTTTATTTACAATATGCAAATTAGGTGCTGATTGCGAACTGTGGCTGGGACAGTAACAGAGCTTAAATCCTGACCAGTCGCACTGCTCCATCTAGTAAGCATCCCAAACATCATAAATATCTTGACGTGAAAATAATGCCGATCTCTAGGACCCACTTGAGCTGATGAATGTGTTCAACGGCAGCCGTCTAATCCTGTAAATCAAATGTGTCAGTAGCCTCAGGGCAAGAATTAATAACCTTCTTTCTCTTACTGTATTTGCAGTTCAAGTAGCGGTCTTTGTAGTTTTATATTTCAGCCAACACAATCCATATGCTGAATACATGCATTAGAATAATTGATGTTTCTAGAAAAGGAAGAAGACTGAAAGAAAAGTTCATGGTGTTTAGAAGAGAGATCGAGCGGAATGGCATTTAAATTATACTACATGACAAttagtgaaaacaaaaagctacACACACTATAATAACACACATTCTCGTTTTTACCTGTACTTATTTTGTTGCTTGAAAGGTCAGAAACACAGAGGTATCAAttgtaagaaagaaagaaagaaagaaagaaagaaaagtagagtgaagcactgcagctgagtgagtgaattttatttttagagcaTGTAAGTATGGGATCTCATTCTGGCTCCACAAAGAAGCGGAATTTGTGTTGATCCTTCAATTGGCATGTTGATTTGAGTGTTCACATATAGCATCCTAAACCACCAAATTACAAAGATGCAAACATAGTTTACTCTTCACAATGAAAAAATGGGAGGGGCGGGTGAGTGGCAAAGACCCCCAGGCTTCAGCCGAGGGTACTCTGGGGCATGTGTGCCTGAGTCGTGTTCCTCTCAGGAAATAGCGGGCCCTCGCTGTCCTTAGCCCTCTGCGGTTTCGGTATTTCGGGTGACTCTGTGGGTGTTAGCTACCACGAGCCAGCGATACAGGAAGATGGTTTTGGGTGTTTCTTCTCATTTCTAAAGGGATAACCTCAATCTTGTCATCCCGCAATCTTCCACCTACGTTacaatcctttttttaaactccttGACAAGCGTATAATCACGTTGTTTTTAATGGCAGCGGTGACAAAGGgctttcctcctctttttttcagtgcatgTCCTACCAGACACGAAAGGCAAAGAGGGAATATGGCAACTGTTTGAAGGTAACGTTTGCATCTCTCGTCCTCTGTCGTTGGACTGCTTCTGTGCACAGAATAACTGAAAAGATTTTGAGATGGACTGACGGTTCAGGaacaaaaaactgcactgaATTAATATTTAGCAATAGTTTCAGATATGTGTTTTACTATAATTCATGTTAAGCAGTAAATTCAAGGTTGTAGACtcaatgttgtttattttaagacAACTTGCTTTCTCACAAAagcaacaaatgtaaaaaaagaaaaacttgttAGGTTTTTCTGTGGTTTATTACAATATACACTACTACTGAAAGGTTACTTTTAAGGATTTGCACCTAATCCCATCATCCTACTGACACAGAGAGACCACACGGAACAGGGCAGAGTCCTTGGTTGAACAGTCACTATGGTTCTGTGTCATGTTATTTACTtatgctgtcacacacactatagCGGGTCTCCATACCATCTGAGGACCAGACAATGTACCGTCAAAGCACAAGTAcaacacagtcagcactgaatCATGTATCCAGCTGACCAAGTGCCATGCCACACTATTGAATCCCCACAGTGTGGAACACGCCAATGGCATTACATCTAGTACATGGATACCTTCATACATGGTGACTTACGTAGTACATATTTTGCACTTGATGCACAGAGATGGAAATTTTAACACTAGCCACAGAAGGTCAGGTTCGGTGCCTTGTTCTGGGTCCCTCTGCAGTGTCCCACCCAGGAATAAAACCTTGCTTTATAAGCTCAGTCATTTCACCTCTGTTCCACTGTGGTGTCCTTGTTTGGCTCATTCTCTCAGTACCCTAGTTGGAAAGTTCAGCTTCCTGTCTTGACAGTGTTTGTGGACACAGTCTGCCAGCGTCTGTTTCTCCTCCTGTCTGCCGAGGGGTTTTGTTAATGGTCAGtgatgggaaaaaataaagcccACCACATTTTGACCCGGACCCAAGCAGCCGGAGAGGAAGCCATGCGTAATGGATTCATTTAGCACACGCAGTAACCTGGCTCAGCTTTCAA
Protein-coding sequences here:
- the vstm4b gene encoding V-set and transmembrane domain-containing protein 4, whose amino-acid sequence is MKISSVVIVLLTRAFLGELCQALNVTITPGPVAMSLERENITLSCQVSQKRKANSVLVVRWLFSAGGVGVEQLIVKLNMKRAKYYGNYTKRFGRPKLKLFEAKQGRTYNLLVLNISEEDRGLYICRVQEIRKNQNRWRSASNGTAATELRVHVLPDTKGKEGIWQLFEDVYLCAVLICSIGLLCMCLFTVVITCQYLHRKQRTKTSYYLVKCPQSSSGETVTSVVSSSPVIPKKKKKYKKKTFQEDKETPPAIPAKAPIAERLRKPKLLKAQPRKVVLPKIAEESLMYAELELGKPLPETKAACTGTVYAQILFEEKQL